From Juglans regia cultivar Chandler chromosome 9, Walnut 2.0, whole genome shotgun sequence:
CCACATACTTCAATTATATGACCATGTTTGGAATTTTGCACTTCCATCTGAGAATTTATGAACAATGAAGAACATGAATTCTTTCTCGGATATAGTTAAGTATATGCAAGCATATCATTCTTGTATGCAATAACAAAATGACTTCATAACATGTTGCATCGTTGTAATGCAGAATACATAATGAGCAGGAAACTATCTCAAAAGCAAGCTTATGCACATTGATAGGAATCCAAGACAGTCCAGAAACGTAAACTTCAATGAATAAAAGATAGCGACCTACAAAGAGGAATTGAAGTGCATAAATAAGAATTTGACTACCTTACAAGAGCCTAAGAATGGGCTCTTggcaacaaacaaaaaataatgtaagggaaaaaagaaaaagaaagcaagcACTGCACAAGGTCATAAAAGGACAAACTGAGAAAATATTTGTACAAACGTCACCACTACAAGCAAAATCCGATTTCAAAGCCATACAAATAGGTAGGGCCCATAATTCTTCACACACTTGAGAGTCAAAAGGGGCAATCAAGTCAGATTGGAGGCAGTTGTGGTGGCCTCCTTTTTCTCAACATCAATTCACCAAATCTAGCAAGCAGCCAAAGTAAGGTGATACTTCATGGCATTGTCATCAGGCAGCCAAAATCACTGCTAGTATGCTTCATCACATTAACAAATGTAAATCTTAACAAATAGAAAGATCTTAAAGTGATTTGTTATATGGCAATAAAATCACGCAGCCAAAATTTCACTCGGTCAAACTATCCAAATAGAAAGTAATCCACATATCAATTCTCTTCCCTTCCTTTCATAGAATTGGCTATTAAAACATTCTAGTACTAAAAACTCCTGCGcatagaaaaaataatcaaaataagaataagTGAGACTTCAACGTTCAACTCTATTATTGTGTCAGGCATGCTCTGCAACCTCGCAATCATGTTCCTTGACGCACATAATATTAATACAGTCAATCACATAGCTTCCAGAAAATGTATACCGTGTCAACAAACAGACAGAAGAATAGAACAAAAGTATACATGTACACTCCTTAGATTTCCACTCATACAAGTCTTCCAGGCATTTCCAGCAAGGAACAGGATTTTAACCTGCTGTTTTCTTTCTACATTTTGTCCATCATCCTTTCATTCTTTCATTGTTTCATGTCAGTCACTGATTGAACATTTCTGTCTGAACTACCATTGTAATTGAGTCCTGGGAAACATTTTTAACAGCcctctttgttttgttttttttttttttggtggggttGTTGGTGGCACTTCAAACTAACATATGAGCGAGCAGCAAAATATAAACACTCAATGATTGGAAAATACATACTCAATAAAATGCCATTAAGCCCCTAGAGGTTCGCTCAAGTGATAAGGACCTTGGTCTTGGGGGTATACACCCccaagtctaaggttcgaaccgagttcaaacaatttttaaggGCCACGTCCCATCAGTGAAAACCCAATGATTTACCTGATCTTTGAGTGTGTGCGCATTACATGGGTCCAGGATTTAACTAAGTAAAAGGCATGTTGCGTTTGTAAAGTCTCCAGAgtttttcatcacaaaaacaaataaataaataaaaaaccatttGTTAACTGTGCACCTTACTATTGGCTATTACCTTCATATTGCCAACACATGCTAAATGGCTTCAATGACAACAGTAATTCTTTTTTGAACCAACAAAGACAAAGATACCCCAATGACCAATTCATGCAACATTGGTTTAATCATACTTGTATTTGCAGAGTTTGTTGAGCCTAAATAAGAGTGTCACTGTTCCCATACATATGTACCAAACTCCACTGTCCTAAGATTGGAAACTTAATCCCAGCTAGTTATTTCTTAAGCAGAACAAACTCTAATAACCAATCCAAAACTGATGTAGCATGATAATAGTGAAGCCTTGATTAAATTGTAAGGAAATGGAATCTCAAATATTTTGCACTCttaactttcacaaaattttattctttaaacaGAAAAAAACACCAATGATAGCATACCGACGGGCAGTTTGGAGACAAGGAATAAAATTGATATGGGTCAGTGACTGGGGtatcaaaaacagaaacaaaagttACCTGCAATTTAACGATTCATTTAAGATCCCTAACCATGGCATGCTAATTTCAAATACCAATCAAGCACTCAACATGCATATGCATACCTCAATCAGggattagaaataaaaaaaatatgacaaattGAAAACCGTCCAACAAGGCTCATTGTTGCAAAACGAAACCCAGTCATCCACGAAGAACACAATAACGAACTATGTCATCAACCCACACAAGAATCCAAGAATCACGAACATGCATATGCATACCTCAATCAGggattagaaataaaaaaaaaatgacaaattggAAACCGTCCAACAAGACTCATTGTTGCAAAACGAAACCCAGTCATCCACGAAGAACACAATAACGAACTATGTCATCAATCCACACAAGAATCCAAGAATCCAAGAATCACGAACATGCATATGCATACCTCAATCAGGGATTAGAAAGCAAAAAATATGACAAATTGGAAACCGTCCAACAAGACTCATTGTTGCAAAACGAAACCCAGTCATCCATGAAGAACGCAATAACGAACTATGTCATCAATCCACACAAGAATCCAAGAATCACGAAACCCATAAGCAAAAATCCATTAAACGAGCTCAAAACaggttaaaaaacaaaaaacaaaaaaacaaaacgaagaAACGTGTCTTTCTCTACCAATGGATTTGAGAGGGTTTTATATGAACAAAAACAACATAGAAAACATACTGCCTCATGAATCATGATCTGGGAAATCAAAGGGGCATTTGATCCCAATGGATGCTCCaaaaaacaaatggaaaataatggagagagagagagagagagagagacagagatgcTCCTTGAACCTTCAATTTGACGCGTATGGTTCGGTCGGTAAGGGAAAAGGAAAGGACTAAAGCAGCACAAAAAGGAACTTTTGGGCGTGAATGGAGGTATAGGTGGTACGTGGTCTTCAGATTCTGATAAGTTTCAGGGCTGTGATTCTAAATATTCACGGGACAAGAAATCTAGTACTTAGAACTGGTAATTATCTTGGAAGACAAAAAAATGGTAAATTTATACGTACGAAGGAGCGCAGAAAGGAAGTATTCAGAGAGATTTGGCTCTCAACGAGAAAACCTTTCGTCTCTAATCCATATGAACAAGAATCTGGCCTGTTTTCTGTTTGGTTGTCAATGATGTGCATTAATGCCTTCCCTTTTTTACCTTTCTACCCTTTTTGGGCCGCCACCATAATCATTATTGATTATTGTCACCATGAAAATTTCTTAGTCTGGAATTATATTCATTATGTTCAGGAATATTCATATATACGTTTAACATGTGCACTGTActcaatttttagatttttgtccccttttctcttttattttcttacaaaaatctatatatttacgtgccacataattttttttttttacatgcaagGAGATGAACGCAATGATTTTAGAATATTAactttgagaaatgttttaatcaAGAAAGatgaatttgtaaatttatttttatgaaattttttttgtagttgtaataattttgactaatttttgttcataaataatgtatatatttaaatacaaaaatcttTAATCTacaaaaaacttttttacaatCTTTATTTTGTGAGAGAGGGCTTTGTAAAtctaagttgatttgaggtttcTTTGTGAAAGATATTGATCATCTATAAAGCTTTGAATTCATGTTGTGGATGTAGACTATTAAAGTCGAACCACGTATATCGATTGTGttctttctttactttctttattttcttgtttctttgatcaCTGCTTTATATTCTTGTTATAtttctagttttattttatccTATTTTTTAATCTGGTTTATTTCTTAAACTCGTTGGTTTTCTAAGTGTATTTGGTATTAAACTTAAGTTCTTGAGTTTCTGTTTATAACAAGAGACTTGTATATGTTTGGATTCTTAATtcctctcaattcattattataattttttaaattttaacataaaatataataaataattcaatttttttaaattttaaaataataataatattaaaaaataatattttattatctcaattcaaaattcaagtccAAACGCAGCATTAAGATTTTATAACAGTTTGGATAAAAGAATATTTGATGATTAAGCGCTAGTGCTTTGGTCCAGTTGGAATATACCACTTTCGAATTGGCAGAAGAATACATACACTATCTTACAAAGAAATACCAGATTCCGTATTCATGATGTGACTTTCCgccatttaaatatattattctcGTGGGAGCTGTGATCACCCAGCTCTGGCCTCTACGTGTTTGATCTTGAACCATCCTTTTCAATACAGAACCCATGTTTTAcctcttttgattttatttttttttttttttccaggctctttgtaaaagtaaaagaaatcgGATGACCTTAGACTGGGTACTGTTCAATGGAATCGAAAGCAAGCTGTttggataaaaagaaaaacaaaaatattccaAGTGAATCAATAACCTGTCCTTATTACACAAATATCATGTGTATAGTGTATATATTGAAGTTTgtgattaaaatttaaacttcCTAAAATGTGTACCAAAAGGCCAAGAAAACGCATGATTAATGTAGCAGCCAGCAGCAGCTCAAATTATAGTGCAGGCCTCACTATTATCATCGCTGAAGTAGTGGAAGATCGAGTTGGAATTTGGTGGATCCCGCTGTTTGTAGTAAGGAGTATAGGCAGGCTGCATGATCAATGCTGCCCCTGCTGGTGGTGGCAGATTAATTTGCCTATAATAATCGTGATAAGCAGGCAGTAGTGGCAGCGGCGGTGGCTGTGGCGGCCCGGAGTACATCATTGTCGGATACCAATCATAGCCTTGATATACATACGACGATCTAGCTGGCGGCAACCCTGCTGGAACATGCCCGTAGCCTCGAGttgcagcagcagcagaaggATTAGCAAAGACCCTACCTCTTATATTAATAGTCTCCGATCCTTTTCCATGCACGTTGTAATGGTGTTGATTGTCATGCCTGTGAGATCCACGACCACGCTTCAATTTATGAATTGTATTGTTATTGGAAAATTCACAACTTTTGTCATGAATATCATTGTTCTCTTCGTTATGATCTTCAGCATCATCAACCACATGAGTATCAGAATCTTTGCAATGGGTGCTACGTATCTTGTTGAACAGGTGGTTTAGCTTTTGTGGGACGAGAGAAGGATCCTTTTCATAGAACAGAAcctctgcattttttttcccaatccTTTTGATTGCATCTACGAGTTTTGTTGGGTCTATGTTGCCAGAAACTATAACCaagtctttttctttatctACAAGTATGGAATTCACTCCTAggccaaacaagaaaaaaaaaaacaagaatagAGCAGAAATCCgtgtattaatataattaattcaaagaaagtgggaaattttttttttaaaaaaaaaaaaaaaacaaatattctagaaaataaacaaatgtgTCTAGATCATCACCAGGGCTCTTTTGCAACTTCTTCCTCAGTTTCACAGGACATGCCTTGCAacacttaatatttattttaagcaCACAAGTCTGCATGAAATACATTgatcaaagaaaaatatctcgataaagataaaaatatatgaataaatgagaaagaaagtggATGATGGATCGATCGTAGGTAGTACCGGACCAAGAAAGCGGTTGGCTTCCATTGGCAAGAACTCAAAGATGACTCAAAGTCAACCACTCTAATGGAGATTAGATCAGTAGGAGAGATTAGTTTCTGAATGACAAGTTAAAATGCCTTtgcagtaaatatatatatatatatatcatggagATCACATCGACCAGACAGTATATATGCTTACATGCATGAGGCTTGAGCTATTCTAGAAATGGAaatggttttaattttataagcaAGCCAACAATTACGTGAAGATCGCAGAGCATTGGGaatctgagatttttttttttttttgggtaagcGAATTTCTCTTATAAGATTCATCGGCAGATAGCAAGCAAGTTCTTCGTAATCGTggatatgtatttaattttctcttGAAGTATTCGAGAGAGAGTTTGTGTCATCCATGAACTATTTTTAAGGAAGTccgaattataatatatgagtaTGGAAAGAATTCAAAATTCGTTGCAAAATTATGGGAGTACGGCAAGATTGATGGGAAAATAGTCAAGGAAATGTGACATTTATTGTCAGTTGTATGTAATTAGATTACCATTATTTGCGTCATCATCCAAtaagtataaattttaatcgAGAAAATCTCAATGCAGTCTTCCCTGCCCTTGCTGATCTTCTTATATTTGTATCATAGCAGTAGGAAATCTCGCAAAGTTTGCTTAATTTGAGAGAGGAGTCGATaatcatttataatttgagtaatactagatataatctTGAAACGTGCAAGTCTtagacattttatttaaaaataaataaataggacacaccattaaaaaataaaaatattatatctatcatcttcacacactacacactatatataaatatataattttttttcttatcaaatatgtagtatatgaatgatgagtagaataagtcgaaagaattaaaaaaaaaaggtgtggtGTCCACGCGCAGATGAAtagcaaaacttttaaaaatggGTTTCTCAATACACGCCAATGATCACCAGGGATCCAGTACAAAAATGATAAGGACACGACCATGGTTTCCACGTGAGGCCAATATCGATGACTTGAAATGTTGCTATCCATTAGAGCATTGATTTTAGCTAGAAGTTCAAGTTTTGACTATAACTTTAACTTTTGGCTAGGTGAAtttacattggactagccatcttaaagttaaaataataatataatattatatattttaataatattttataattttttttttttttattttacaaatatacttcatatattaattaataatttacattttacttaaaattattgtttcccaactatttgtttcctcaacctaatattaacatttcatactaatattaacCAAGGTATTTAACCACATCCATTAGAATACTATAATGCTAATATACAAATAGATGCACGGCTAAACCACccatattactatatgatatcACTTCCAataatcaaatctcacaatAAATCATACAGATATGGACATCaaaattgtgtgagagagatatAGAGACCTGTTATAAGGCTTTCTCGCTcaaataaatacaacaaaataatgaagataCACAATTTATGGACATCAAATAAATACAAACGACACATTCCTAAAGGGCATCTGGTATTCTTCCAGATaggaagttattttttaatgacatgttgaaaaaaagaaatggacttTAGGTGAAGAAACAACACTCAAGAAACAAATAAGAGCTCCACTATAATACAATAAGACACTTGATTCACCACTAAACTACATCAAACAACCACCTGAATCAAACAACCACCTGCAGCCACTTTTCTAGGACTATACAATATAAATGGCAGCATATTATACATCAAACAGACACCAATCATTCACGAAAAAAACAAACCCAACAAGAACCAAATCTTGTTGAAGATTCTAGCACTGAAAAAATTGCAGGGTCCAGATTGTGAGATCATTTTGACATACTCAGATAGCCTAATGAGGATTAGATCGTAAAACACATAATATTCTCTATTGGGTTTTTTTAATCGcacaaaacaagagaaaaattcACAAAGAGATCTTAAAATTATCTCCTAGAGTAATAGCATACCATTCTATGCTTGTTACCCGAACATAATCAGTAACATAAATTTGGCCAAATTCCTGCACGAATTCATGAATTTGAGAAACAGAGTGATTTTTAGGGCAAAATCCATATCAAGCCTTTTCTTTTGAGGGAACGAGTAAGACATTTATAGAATAGATTTCCAGTTTTCTAGGGCAAAATCCATATCAAGCATTCTCTCCTCAATACCTATAGATTCCCAAGAAATATCAGGGACAAATTTTGGTAATTACCATTGACACCATTAGgaatttttcagaaatcatcAAATCTAAGGGTATAAAGTTGAGAGGGGATACGTACAGAGAGCATGAGAAGGGAATCGAGGATGGACGAGTGGGGACAGAGGAGGCATACGTATTTGCTGCTAAGCAGCTTCTTGTAGGAAGACGCATCATCGAGTGCTTCAAGGGCCAGATCCTCCACCCTTCGCTTCCTCTGCTGCGCCTCTCTCGCCCAGCTATCTCCTCTGAACATGCTCATCTCTCTCCCCCTCTGTTTTCCAGACGATTCGACTTTTCAATGAAACAATATATGAGTGAAATAACAcggaaaaaatagaagaaaaggaCGAAGAATAGAAGGAGCTTCAGGAGAAAAATGGGTTTcagaataaagaaaatgaagatagaTGAAATGTTGGTTTTGGGATGACGAAGAATAAAACCGAGGGAAAGAAGAGCGGGAggtagaaaaatgataaaaatatactttgatCAGTGTACAGTCCCTCGCCAAAGATGGAGAGCTGCTAACATTTACTGTAGATGAAATGTTAAACTTATGAAGTTTAGCTAGTCCAATGCTGGGATTATTTCTCACGTTTCTTTCTAATTTGAACTTGCATTGGctaatggctaggccattgccaatgctcttagaacTTCTTGCAATACAGTACTCATTCCTTGCTGTTTTTCATCAATAGCAGGTCACGTGCGACTCCGCATGATTGGTAAAGCTGTAGTGATGAAGAAAGAATTGTCTGACAAAAAGCTATATTCGATATTTCGACACATTACTTATCGTGGGATCccttataattgtaaaatataaacaattttttattattgtgaaaCCTAGTTTAATGGTGTTTAGGATTTGTGAAAAAGtacttacaaatagatttttttcgtCAAAGTAATTTACGAAATTCAGTTAGTTTTTGTAAATGGAATTTAAGAGGCAAGGCCAATCAGGACTCCAGAAATACAACCTTGTTTGTCATGTCAACTTGGTTTACAGGCTCGCAATTTCATGTGGGCAAGCTCTATTTCAGGTTCTTTATCCCTGCGTGTCTCTAGCATAGAGATATTCTGTCAGTTTTGAAGCATGGCTGATTCTTATGAccaagtccaaatggcatagaGATTCCACTTAACAAAAACAGTAATGAGGAAAACCAAGTCCAAATGGTAGGTAAATGTTCCATCTAGCTGATGCCGAACCCTGCAAATGCACAAAAGGAACCAATCTCACCTTGTTGCCAAAGGAAAAAAGTAAGATCCAtcataaagatataatttttttttagatagatTCCACTTTTTGTTACGGGACTTGCACACCCTAAATACCAACATAAGAGGTAATTGAAGATTCGGTCAATGGATTCAAGAAATCATACTCGCACAAATAtaagaccaaaaataaaatgcatcatATCAAGAATTAATCGATGCTTTTACACGAATatgatttcttaaaaatattcaagggAACAAAGAATGAACAGGTCTAAACAAGTTCCTTCTTTTTCTGTTCAAGAACTGGAGGATCAACATCAATTCCCATATTAGCAGCAGTGCCTGCTATAATTCTCATTGCTGATTCAATACTCGTGCAATTCAAGTCTGGCAGCTTTTCAGCAGCGATTGTGTGCAACTGATTAATGGTGATCTTGCCCACTTTCTCCATCTTTGGGTCTTTAGAACCTTTCTCAACACCTATGGAATTAAaatcagagaaaaataaatctgTAACCATTTGGACCTATGATAACAAGTCACTATCGATATTTTTACAGATAACACCGTATAACAGGTTACCATAAAGCTTCAATGCATGCCATTAATGAATCACCAAAGTAACGACCTTGAAGCTGAATTATCTATAAGATGAATATTTATCACCATAATTTCTAGAAATAAGGCACATACTGCAGAGACAACCAAAACCAATACATCTTGCAAAATGGAAAACCTGCCGCCTAGCCTAAATTctcgagttgagttttggtaaaaCGCATATAGTCGGTTCAATGAAAAGTTCAATTTAATCAGTTCTTCCATTTACATCATAACTAAAACACACTTGGTGTTATAACTGCTCTTCTCCTTCGACTAAAACCGACTCAACTTGAGTTTCTCTTTTACTAGATCTATGAACCTAGTTTCTACTGATTCAAACCATATTCTGATAAGCAAACTTAGATGGTTATCGTTTAATTCATGGTCAAAAGCCAATAACAGCGTCAAATGTTTCGTTGAACACTTTTTACACCCTAGATTCAGCTCTCATTGCATATACCTGAAACAATTTATTGCACCCTCTCCCCTTTTGATGTTCAGATCTTGGGGATATCAGTGTTGCTCTAGGATTTAAAAATCTTGGAAGTTATGGTATGGGGCCATTGTCAGGTGCTCGTGTATGTGAGCAGGTATTCAGGTTGAGGCCTTTTAAAAGTTCAGAATAATTTCCTTTCAGGTTCCCCATTCTCAGCATTCCAATACACATTTAGCAAGATAAAACctgttcattttttattaagcACTATCAAAGTCTAATGCCCAAATCGACACTGCAGACCTTCCCAAGTTCTCAAAGAACTGTTGCTAGTCCGCAAATACATTCAAAGAACATAATTTCCACTCAAATTGGTACGTTGAGTGATAGTCTATGTACATTGAGAATCTAATTCGAGACATTTAGCACTGTTTTTTACCCGCCCGCCGGGGGGGGTGTGTGAAATAAgcagataaaataaataacaataaagcAATAAAGAGGTAAAATATCAAACATATAATGGGCATTGTTAAGCAGTATACCTGCTGCCTTAAGGAGCAGAACCGAAACAGGCGGTGTCTTCAGTATGAAAGTAAAGCTTCTATCCTATATGGTTACACCAACCCAAATGcaagaaaagggaaagaaaacgATTTTAAAGGTATATAATGAAAGAACTGAACTACCATCGTAGACGGGAATAACGTAACCGGCTTTGTCGGCGGTCCGGGCATTGTAATCCTTACAGAAAGCCATGATGTTTACACCCTTGGAACCAAGTGCTGGCCCTACTGGCGGCGCTGGGGCCGCCTTCACTGCCTCCAGCGCCAGCTTTATCAATCCCACCAATGGTTTGTGTGAGGCACAGTGGGGGGTAGAGCTATCAAATTTGCAGTAAGAGAGGTAGGGGGTGGGCTTTGGTAGGACTGATTGAACCGATGGTAGCAAGAGAGGGCTGTATGCCCAGGCTTTTGACAAACTTGACATAATGGGCAACCATCAGATCGATTGGAGAAGTAGTTGAGGCCACGCCCACGGCCCCTACGACCACCTCTTTGCATATTAGTTCTTCCTCTGTTTGGGTAACCAGATGATGATGGTGCCCGTGTGCTGGTCGCATCAGCTGCAAAATTAGTACCTGAAAGCAGTGATTGAGCTTGGTGAGCCAAACGAGATTCATAATTAAGCAGGTAACTATAGatttgatgagatgataaaGGTTCTGGGCGTGTGGTAATGGAAGTCACTATGGGTTCATAATCTGAACCAAGTCCAGCCAAGAGATAGATGGAAAATTGGGAGGTTGATAAGGGGTGGCCGGCGGCTCCAATAGAGGCAGCTAAGGATTGTGCTTTGTGATAGTACTCAGAAATTGACTCAGATCCCTTCTTGAGGGTTGCAAGTTGGTACTGATTTTGGATAAAGTGTGCTGAAGATTGAGCCGAGTGAAGATTTTGGAGAGTAGTCCACACCTCAAGGGAGGTAGTGCATTCAATGACTTGGGCCAAAACAGTGTGAGATAGGGAGGAATTAATGGT
This genomic window contains:
- the LOC109001922 gene encoding uncharacterized protein LOC109001922, yielding MSMFRGDSWAREAQQRKRRVEDLALEALDDASSYKKLLSSKYEFGQIYVTDYVRVTSIEWLSEYVKMISQSGPCNFFSARIFNKIWFLLGVNSILVDKEKDLVIVSGNIDPTKLVDAIKRIGKKNAEVLFYEKDPSLVPQKLNHLFNKIRSTHCKDSDTHVVDDAEDHNEENNDIHDKSCEFSNNNTIHKLKRGRGSHRHDNQHHYNVHGKGSETINIRGRVFANPSAAAATRGYGHVPAGLPPARSSYVYQGYDWYPTMMYSGPPQPPPLPLLPAYHDYYRQINLPPPAGAALIMQPAYTPYYKQRDPPNSNSIFHYFSDDNSEACTII